GTGGACGCCACGGTGGGCGCGACGATCGCCGACGAGGCCGCGGCCAAGATACTGCAGCGCTCGGGTAAGCCGGTTTTCCTGGCGGCCAACAAGATCGACAACGATCGCGCCGAGGCCGACGCCGCGGTGTTGTGGAATCTGGGGCTGGGGGAGCCGCACCCGATCAGCGCGATGCACGGCCGCGGGGTGGCGGATCTACTCGACCACGTCACCGAGGCGCTGCCCCCGGTGCGCAAACCCGTCGGCGGCGGTACCGGACCCCGTCGGGTCGCGCTGGTCGGCAAACCCAACGTCGGCAAGAGTTCGTTGCTGAATCGCCTTGCCGGAGACCAGGTTTCAGTGGTCCACGATGTCGCCGGCACCACCGTCGACCCGGTCGACTCGTTGATCGAGCTGGGCGGCAAGACCTGGCGGTTCGTCGACACCGCGGGATTGCGCCGCAAGGTCGCCCATGCCCGCGGCCACGAGTTCTACGCCTCGGTACGCACCCGCGGCGCGATCGACGCGGCCGAGGTGGTGATCGTGCTCATCGACGCCTCGCAGCCGCTGAGCGAACAGGATCTGCGGATCATCTCGATGGTCATCGAGGCGGGACGGGCACTGGTACTGGCGTTCAACAAATGGGACCTGGTCGACGAGGACCGGCGGTACCTGCTCGAGCGCGAGATCGACCGCGAGCTGGTTCAGGTCCCATGGGCGCCGCGGGTCAACATCTCCGCCAAGACCGGCCGGGCGCTGCAGAAGCTGGTCCCGGCGATGGAGCAGGCGTTGGCGTCCTGGGACACCCGCATCCCCACCAGCCGGCTCAACACCTTCCTGCGGGACGTGGTGGCCGCCACCCCGCCGCCGGTGCGCGGCGGTCGGCAGCCGAAGATCATGTTCGCCACCCAGGCGACCACCCGGCCGCCGACGTTCGTGTTGTTCACCACCGGGTTCCTCGAGGCCGGATACCGCCGGTTCCTGGAGCGCCGGCTGCGTGAGACGTTCGGGTTCGAGGGCAGCCCGATCCACATCAACGTGCGGGTCCGGGAGAAGCGCGGCCGCCGAAACCGCTGAACGACCGGCGGGGCCACTCGGGGATGGGTGCCGCGGACCGGCGTCGGCGCGCGCTGCCGCGACTCGACTAGAGTTCGGCCGGTGTCTGTCGTCGACATGCTCCTGATCGCCCTCGCGGGGATCGGAGCAGGCGCCATCAATGCACTCGTCGGATCCGGCACCCTGGTCACCTTTCCCACCCTCGTCACCCTGGGCGTCCCACCGGTCACCGCGACCATGTCCAATGCCGTCGGCCTCGTCGCCGGCGGGTTCTCGGCGACCTGGGGTTACCGGCGGGAGTTGGCGGGGCAGGGGCGGCGGCTGGCCTGGCAGGTTCCGGCGTCGCTGGCCGGTGCGCTGCTGGGGGCGTGGCTGCTGTTGCATCTGCCGGAGCGGGTCTTCGAGCAGGTGGTGCCGGTGCTGCTGGTCGCGGCGCTGGTGCTGGTCGTGGTGGGGCCGCGGATTCAGGCCTGGGTGCGGCGCCGGGCCGAGCAGGCCGGCCGGGCGGCCGACGGGTTGTCGGCGGGGCGGCTGGCCGCGCTGGTGGTGGCGACGTTCGCGATCGGGGTCTACGGCGGGTATTTCACCGCGGCGCAGGGGATCATGCTGCTGGCGGCGATGGGGGCGTTGCTGCCGGAGGGCATTCAGCGGATGAACGCCGCGAAGAACCTGTTGGCGCTGGTGGTCAACGTCGTCGCGGCGCTGGCGTATGTGACGGTGGCCTTCGACCGGATCAACTGGGCCGCGGCCGCGCTGATCGCGGCCGGGTCGCTGGTCGGCGGTTATCTGGGGGCGCACTACGGCCGGCGGCTGCCGCCGGCCGCCCTGCGCGCGGTCATCGTCGCCGTCGGCCTCATCGGCCTGTACCGGCTCCTGACCGTCTGAGCGCGCTTCCGACGGGGCGTTTCGCATTCCGCCGGGCGGCTAGGGTATCGTTCTCTCGCGTCCGGTTGAGACACTCGAACGGACAACGGGCTGTGGCGCAGCTTGGTTAGCGCACTACACTGGGGGTGTAGGGGTCGCAGGTTCAAATCCTGTCAGCCCGACTCGACTGATTCCCCGTCGGACCAGCCGCTGACCCGTCAGGGCAGCGGCTTTCGTATACGCGGCCACCGGGATTGCTCGGCCGTCGCGGCTTTCACTGCCGCCCAAGGCGATTCGCCCGGGCCGACCACCTCGACCCGATGACCGGCGCTGGCCCCGGAGGGTTTTCGGCCGCACCCGAGCGGCGTCAGCCCTGCTCCATCCGGGTCAGGTAGTACTTCTCCCTGCCGGTCGGATAGCCGCCCCCGTCGGTCGCGATGTGTACGTGGTCGTAGTGGTTGGCGGTCTCGTTGCCGTAGTCGGCGGTCCAGCTCGGCGCGCCGATGCCCGGATAGAAGCCCTGCCGCCAGATCACGTGCAGCACACCCCAGCGCTCGGCGTTAGCCAGCGCCAGCCCGGCGACCTGGTTGCCCAACCGGATGCCGGCCTCGGTGTTGTGGTTCGGGATCATGACGTCGATCGCCAGGCCGTTGGGATGCCACTTGAGCGGGTCTTCCCGGTAGCCGCCGATGGTCTTGATCTCCGGGAACATCACGCTGATCGCCCGGGCCACCCAGATCGTCTTGACCTGCAGGCCGTTCTCCGGGGCCACGCCGGGCGGCAACTCGAACTGGAAGTCCCGCGCCGCCAGCGGTGCGCTGGCGGCCAACAACTCCGCCTCGGCCGCCGGCGGGGCCGCAGCCACCTCCGGGGGCATCGCGGGGGCGCCGTCCGGCACCGGCGCGGGTGACGCCCCGGCCGGCGGCCCGGTCTGCTCGGCGGGACGCGGCGGGTTCGCGGTCTGGGCGTAGACCATTCCGGCGGAAACGGCGATCGACATCACGACCGCCAGCCAACGGCCGACGCCGTTGACCCGGAATCTTCTGCCCACGGACGGACACTTTACTTCCGCCGCCGCAGGCACCGACGTGGATTCCCCCGCGTGTTCGCCCCGCCGGGAAACACCCGGCGGCAGGGACACCCGGGCAGAACGCCGGGCAGAACGCGTAGGACTACTCATCCGGTCCGGCCGGCCCCGAGGGCATGCTGAGCCCATGACCACACGGAGCAAACCCGTCTCCGCCCTGCAACGGCTCACCGATGCGACCCCGCCGGACCGCGACCGCGCCGTCGACGTGGCCCGGCTGGCCGCTCTGATCGTCGTGATGTTCGGACACTGCGCGCTGTTGCTGGCCACCATCGACGCCTCCGGCGTGCGGATCAACAACCTGCTCGGCGCCGTGCCCGCGCTGCAGCCGGTCACCTGGATCGTGCAGGTGATGCCGCTGTTCTTCCTCGCCGGCGGGGCGGCCGGGGCCTACGGCTGGCACCCGGACATACAGCCGGGCACCCCGTGGGGCGCTTGGCTGCTCACCCGCGCGCAGCGGTTGTGCCGACCGGTGTTCTGGTACCTGGCCGCCTGGTCGGCCGCGCTGGTGGTCACCCGGATCGTGGTGGGTGGGCAGGCCGCCGACCGAATCGGCCGCGAAGCCGTCGCGCTGCTGTGGTTCCTCGGCGTATATCTGGTGGTGCTGGCCTTCGTGCCCGCGCTGACCCGGCTGGGCAGCTTCCGGGCGGCCGCGGCGCTGATCGCGGCGCTGCTGGCGAGCGCCGCCGGAGTCGACGTACTGCGCTGGGCGGTGGGCGACCCGCTGGCCGGGCTGCCCAACTTCGTCATCGTGTGGCTGATCCCGGTGGTGATCGGCGTCGCCTACGCCCGCCGGCTGCTGTCCCGGCGGGCGGCGCTGATCGGCGCGGCCGCCGCGCTGGCCGCCCAGGCTGCGCTCGTCGTCATCGGCCCCTACCCGGTCGCGCTGGTGGTGACCGGCACCGACGAGATGTCGAACGTCTCCCCGCCGACGCTGCTGCTCGCGCTGCACTGCACCTGGATGTCGCTGGCCTTCGTCGCCGCCGCGCCCGCGATCGGGCGGTGGGCGCAACGGCCGCGGGTCTGGTACGCCGTCGCCGTCGGCAACGGGGGAGCGATGACGCTGTACCTGTG
The window above is part of the Mycolicibacterium hassiacum DSM 44199 genome. Proteins encoded here:
- the der gene encoding ribosome biogenesis GTPase Der; amino-acid sequence: MSDGTWVDESDWEIGYDADEVAEAVAEAETPPVVAVVGRPNVGKSTLVNRILGRREAVVQDVPGVTRDRVSYDASWGDRRFILQDTGGWEPDAKGLQQLVAEQAAVAMRTADVIIFVVDATVGATIADEAAAKILQRSGKPVFLAANKIDNDRAEADAAVLWNLGLGEPHPISAMHGRGVADLLDHVTEALPPVRKPVGGGTGPRRVALVGKPNVGKSSLLNRLAGDQVSVVHDVAGTTVDPVDSLIELGGKTWRFVDTAGLRRKVAHARGHEFYASVRTRGAIDAAEVVIVLIDASQPLSEQDLRIISMVIEAGRALVLAFNKWDLVDEDRRYLLEREIDRELVQVPWAPRVNISAKTGRALQKLVPAMEQALASWDTRIPTSRLNTFLRDVVAATPPPVRGGRQPKIMFATQATTRPPTFVLFTTGFLEAGYRRFLERRLRETFGFEGSPIHINVRVREKRGRRNR
- a CDS encoding sulfite exporter TauE/SafE family protein; amino-acid sequence: MLLIALAGIGAGAINALVGSGTLVTFPTLVTLGVPPVTATMSNAVGLVAGGFSATWGYRRELAGQGRRLAWQVPASLAGALLGAWLLLHLPERVFEQVVPVLLVAALVLVVVGPRIQAWVRRRAEQAGRAADGLSAGRLAALVVATFAIGVYGGYFTAAQGIMLLAAMGALLPEGIQRMNAAKNLLALVVNVVAALAYVTVAFDRINWAAAALIAAGSLVGGYLGAHYGRRLPPAALRAVIVAVGLIGLYRLLTV